The Pukyongia salina genome segment ATCGTAAAGACCAATTTTGGATACCATATCGTTGAGGTATTGGGACAAAAAGACTTCAAGGATGTAGTGAAGATCGCTACCATTACCAAAGAGATCGAGCCTTCAGAGCCAACGATCAACGAGATTTTTGCCGAAGCTACCACTTTCGAGATCGAAGCTGCCAAAGGAGATTTCTCCGAACAGGCGAAAGCCCTGGGACTAAGTGTACGTCCGGTGAATAAAGTAGGGAAGATGGATTCTCAAATTCAGGGGATAGGGACTAACAGACAGATTGTAAACTGGGCATTTAATGAAGAGACCGAGGTTGGTGATATCAGCAGGTTTAATGTTAGCCAGGGTTATGTGATCGTGCAATTAACTCGCAAGGATCCAAAAGGATTGAAGAGTATTGCAGAGTCTTCTGCCGAAGTAACTCCTATTCTTCGAAATAAAAAGAAAGCCGAGCAGATCATGAACCGTAATAGTGGAAAAACTATGCAGGAGATCGCTACCGGAGAAAATGTAACAGTTCAAACTGCTTCTGCCATGACGATGTCTGCGCCTACTATTCCGGGAGCCGGAAACGAACCAAAAGTTGTTGGTGTTGCCTTTGGAAAGGACGTTGGAGAAGAAACGGGTCTTATTGAAGGAAAGACAGGAGTGTTCAAAGTAAAGGTGACTGCCATTAATAAGGCACCGGATCTGGACAACTATGCACCTTATGCCAATGAGTTGAATGCTGGTGTTACCCAGGGCTTGAACAGCAACGTATTTAAAGCGCTTAAAGAATCTGCAGATATTGAAGATAATAGAGCTGTATTCTACTAAGAAAAGGCTTCTAAATAAAAATGAAATCCTCCCAGCTGGAAAAGCCCGGGGGGATTTTTATTTTAACATCTCTGCAAAAGGAATAATAGTAGTATAACCTTTATTCTTGAAATATTCCATGTCATCTTTTCTTCCACTCACCAGTATAAAATCACCACCCCAGGCACCGAGACTCTTTACAAGTCCGTGATAATCGGGAAACAATTCGTCTTTTATCTTCGGAAGTTGCAGTAAACTGGAAATAATGGTTTCGTGCTGCTCCATAAGGTTACGAAACACCTCCAGGTCGTGTATGGCAGTAATTTGTTCGGTTATCAGGTCTATCTTGGCCAAGGCTGTCTCTTTGTGTCTTGCAACGTCCTTGTATCTGGAAATGCCTTCCTTGCTATCCTGTTTCTTATTCAGAAAAATAAAAAAAAGCCTGTCTGTAAATTCCCAAGGTAAAATTATAGGTCGGATTTGAGGTTTCTTACCTTTATTCGAAAACAGAATAGGGCCATCGTTTTGGGCAGCTGCTATATCATATCCGCTACCTCCAAAGCTTCTCTCTAGGAGTGTAAACGCATCTACTTTTGCCCATTGTGCAATGTTGTTGATGAGCGTGGAGGAAGTCCCCAATCCCCAATCCCTGGGAAAACTAAGGGAAGTTTCTACCAGAAATCCGGACTCCTCATCCAGAAATTCGGGATTTAATTTCATAGCCTGATGCAATATCTCACACAGGGTAACGGAGGTATCATCTTTTTTTTCCGAAGTGATACCAGCCTCGTTTATTTTAAAACTACCTTCAAACCATAAAGAGGAATCTGCATTAAAGCTTTTCCACTGTAATCCTTTTTCTTCGGTACGATGTACGTAAAGTGCCTGGCCGTAAGAAGTGGGGATTGCGAGCCCAAAACCTCCATCCAGCACTGTATATTCGCCTGTGAGTAGTAATTTTCCGTTGCTGTGAAAGCGTTGCATCCTAAGCTCTTAATTTCTCGATGAATTCCACAGCAGCACTGTGTGAAACCGTGTTTTTTACAAAATGGCGTACCGCCTTTTCTTTTTCTTCTGAAGTGGCCTCCAACTGGTTGAGGATGTTCATCAAATGCATTTTCATGTGTCCCTTCTGTATGCCAGTAGTCACCAGGGATCTGATTGCTGCAAAATTCTGAGCCAGGCCGGCTACGGCCACAATTTTCATCAATTCCTCTGCTGAAGGTTTGTGCAATAGTTGTAAGGCGAATTTTACCATGGGATGCAGGCTTGTAAGTCCGCCAACTGTGCCCAAAGCCAATGGGATCTCAATACTAAAAGTAAACTCATCGTTTTCGATAGTGGCGTGAGTTAAACTACGGTATGCACCGTTTTTGGCAGCATAGGCATGTACTCCGGCCTCTACTGCCCTAAAATCGTTACCGGTTGCTACCACAACTGCGTCTACACCGTTCATGATGCCCTTGTTGTGCGTTACCGCTCTTCTTACTTCAGCGTTGGCTATATCCACCGCCCTCACAAAATCCTGTGCAAAAACTTCGGCATTGGTGGCATTTTTCAATAAGGCGCTAACGGGACAGCTTACCCATGCCTTTACAAGGCATTCTGGGACATAATTTGAAAGGATGCTTAAAACAACCTTCGGAGACTCCGTATTCTTTAAAAATGGCTCAAAACCCAGGCTTTCTTCCTCGAAAGTAGTAGCGATGGCTTCAAGGCAGCTATTAATAAAATTAGCTCCCATAGCATCCTTGGTATTAAAGCTGCAATGAAGCTGATAATATCCTTTGAGGGAGCCGGAGGAGTCTATTAATTCAATGTCTTTGAGTCCGCCACCTCGTTTCTTCATGTTCTTTTCAATTTCTGAAACAGCTTCAAAAAGACGCGGTTTAATCGCTTCAAAGAAATCTATCAGTAATTGTTTGTCTCCGAAGTAATCCAGGTGTACCTGGCCGTTTTTTTCGGTAGATAGTACTTCCGCGTGAAATCCCCCTCTGTTCAGCCAGAATTTTGCAGCATTACTGGCTGCAGCCACCACCGAACTTTCTTCGATCACCATTGGAAGGGTATAAAGCTTATCGTTGATAAGGAAATTGGGCGCAATTCCGAAGGGTAAATAGTAATTGGAGACCGCGTTTTCGGTAAAATCGTCGTGTAATCGCTGTAATTTGGCGTCGCTATTCCAGTACTGCATTAGGATGTTCATAGC includes the following:
- a CDS encoding GYDIA family GHMP kinase; its protein translation is MQRFHSNGKLLLTGEYTVLDGGFGLAIPTSYGQALYVHRTEEKGLQWKSFNADSSLWFEGSFKINEAGITSEKKDDTSVTLCEILHQAMKLNPEFLDEESGFLVETSLSFPRDWGLGTSSTLINNIAQWAKVDAFTLLERSFGGSGYDIAAAQNDGPILFSNKGKKPQIRPIILPWEFTDRLFFIFLNKKQDSKEGISRYKDVARHKETALAKIDLITEQITAIHDLEVFRNLMEQHETIISSLLQLPKIKDELFPDYHGLVKSLGAWGGDFILVSGRKDDMEYFKNKGYTTIIPFAEMLK
- a CDS encoding hydroxymethylglutaryl-CoA reductase, degradative; this translates as MHKPVSGFSKMSKQEKIDWLARNYFSNNSEAMNILMQYWNSDAKLQRLHDDFTENAVSNYYLPFGIAPNFLINDKLYTLPMVIEESSVVAAASNAAKFWLNRGGFHAEVLSTEKNGQVHLDYFGDKQLLIDFFEAIKPRLFEAVSEIEKNMKKRGGGLKDIELIDSSGSLKGYYQLHCSFNTKDAMGANFINSCLEAIATTFEEESLGFEPFLKNTESPKVVLSILSNYVPECLVKAWVSCPVSALLKNATNAEVFAQDFVRAVDIANAEVRRAVTHNKGIMNGVDAVVVATGNDFRAVEAGVHAYAAKNGAYRSLTHATIENDEFTFSIEIPLALGTVGGLTSLHPMVKFALQLLHKPSAEELMKIVAVAGLAQNFAAIRSLVTTGIQKGHMKMHLMNILNQLEATSEEKEKAVRHFVKNTVSHSAAVEFIEKLRA